In a genomic window of Apteryx mantelli isolate bAptMan1 chromosome 2, bAptMan1.hap1, whole genome shotgun sequence:
- the MEP1B gene encoding meprin A subunit beta: MGWFSVPVLLTWLLLQVVWSQLTPETTEIDLDGGIDQDIFDINEALGLNLFEGDIKLDGMQERNSIIGDQYRWPHTIPYVLEDSLEMNAKGLILKAFEQYRLKTCIDFKPWEGEKNYISVFKGSGCWSSIGNRQQGLQQLSIGANCDRIGTIQHEFLHALGFWHEQSRSDRDDYVSIVWDRIQSGKEHNFNKYDDKTSDSLNVPYDYTSVMHYSKTAFRNGTEPTIITNIPDFIDVIGQRMDFSDYDLQKLNQLYNCSSSLSFMDTCSFELENICGMIQSSDDNSDWQRLSQVPAGPNIDHTNMGECKDSGYFMHFNTSAVREGSTAVLESRILYPKRGFQCLQFYFYNSGHESDQLHVWVREYTSAHPNGTLRLIEEIRGSPVDYWQLHHVSLNVTSKFRVLFQGIRGTGLSNGGFSIDDINLSETQCPHHVWHIRNFTHLLNTSPVGTAGRIYSPPFYSSEGYAFQVGLYVNGTSDTPFNLAIYLYLISGANDDQLQWPCAWLQATMILLDQHPDIRQRMSNQRSVTTDPLKLLDSSSNYFWDRPDKVGSTAYFPNGTAFMRGPGSGTSAFLTHQRLRSRNFIKEDGVYILLTIEDISHLLSTQPSVSPTFVMNTSSANTIRPTSTTASTTKSTASTAKSSATTAKSTASTAKPTTTTKPTTRPTTTTTPVTTTSVILPEPPETDILDSCPDNPCENDGICIIVDKTPVCRCPAGDDWWYMGEKCERKGSAQENIVIAVSSTITVFVVMLIVTITSVVCLKKKYSQGKENRESLTLEESKTTF, encoded by the exons ATGGGCTGGTTTTCTGTGCCTGTGCTCCTAACTTGGCTTCTTCTTCAGGTGGTCTGGAGTCAG CTTACTCCGGAGACGACTG aaatagaCTTAGATGGAGGAATTGATCAAGACATCTTTGACATCaatgaag CTTTAGGACTGAACCTTTTTGAGGGAGACATCAAGCTTGATGGG atgcagGAACGAAACTCCATCATTGGCGACCAGTACCGGTGGCCCCACACTATTCCCTATGTCCTCGAAGACAGCCTGG AAATGAATGCTAAGGGACTCATCCTCAAGGCATTTGAACAGTATCGACTAAAAACCTGTATTGACTTCAAACCTTGGGAAGGAGAGAAGAACTATATATCTGTGTTCAAAGGAAGTGG TTGCTGGTCCTCAATAGGAAACCGCCAACAGGGGCTGCAGCAGCTCTCAATTGGAGCCAACTGTGACAGAATTGGGACGATTCAGCACGAGTTCCTGCATGCACTGGGATTCTGGCACGAGCAGTCACGGTCCGACCGGGACGATTATGTGTCAATAGTGTGGGACAGAATTCAGTCTG GTAAAGAACATAATTTTAATAAATACGATGATAAAACATCAGACTCCCTGAATGTTCCCTATGACTATACTTCTGTGATGCACTATAGCAAAACTGCATTCAGGAATGGGACTGAACCAACCATCATAACTAACATACCAGACTTCATTGACGTAATTGGACAGCGCATGGATTTCAGCGATTATGATCTCCAGAAATTGAATCAGCTATACAACTGCT CCTCCTCCCTAAGCTTCATGGACACATGCAGTTTTGAACTTGAAAATATATGTGGTATGATTCAAAGTTCAGATGATAATAGTGATTGGCAGCGTTTGTCTCAGGTTCCTGCTGGGCCAAATATTGATCATACCAATATGGGAGAATGCAAAG ATTCTGGCTACTTCATGCATTTCAACACCAGCGCTGTAAGAGAGGGAAGCACAGCTGTCCTGGAGAGCCGAATTCTGTATCCCAAAAGAGGCTTTCAGTGCTTGCAGTTCTATTTCTACAACAGTGGGCACGAAAGTGACCAGCTGCATGTCTGGGTCAGGGAGTACACTTCAGCCCATCCCAATGGTACTTTGAGACTCATTGAAGAGATAAGAG GTTCACCTGTGGATTACTGGCAGCTCCATCATGTTTCTTTGAACGTCACAAGTAAATTCCGGGTTCTGTTTCAAGGCATAAGAGGAACTGGCTTGTCAAACGGAGGCTTCTCTATTGATGACATCAATTTGTCAGAAACACAGTGTCCCCACCATGTCTGGCATATCAGAAATTTTACGCATCTCCTCAACACAAGTCCTGTAGGGACAGCAGGAAGAATATACAGTCCACCTTTTTACTCCAGTGAAGGATATGCTTTTCAGGTTGGCTTGTATGTAAATGGTACCAGTGATACCCCATTTAATTTGGCAATCTACTTGTACTTGATTTCTGGAGCAAACGATGATCAGTTGCAATGGCCCTGTGCATGGCTACAAGCTACCATGATTCTGCTGGACCAGCATCCTGATATTCGTCAAAGGATGTCAAACCAAAGAAGTGTAACAACAGATCCTCTAAAATTATTAG ATTCCTCATCAAATTATTTTTGGGATAGACCAGACAAAGTGGGATCAACAGCTTATTTTCCCAATGGAACTGCATTCATGAGAGGTCCAGGAAGTGGAACAAGTGCATTCTTAACTCATCAGAGACTTAGAAGCCGCAACTTTATTAAAGAAGATGGTGTTTATATTCTTTTAACAATAGAAG ATATATCACATCTACTGTCAACTCAGCCAAGTGTTTCACCCACCTTTGTTATGAATACTTCCAGTGCCAACACTATCAGGCCTACCTCCACCACCGCCTCCACCACCAAGTCCACCGCCTCCACCGCCAAGTCCAGTGCCACCACCGCCAAGTCCACCGCCTCCACCGCCAAGCCCACCACTACCACCAAGCCCACCACTAGACCTACCACCACCACAACACCTGTCACAACAACCTCTGTCATCCTGCCTGAACCCCCAGAGACAGATATTCTGGATTCCTGTCCAGACAACCCTTGTGAAAATGACGGCATTTGCATTATTGTAGATAAAACACCCGTGTGCAG